The segment ggttagtttggttcgGGTTATTAGGTTCTGGTAGTTCGGTTTTCGGTTAGTTTGGTTCAACATAAATCTTACTAAATTAACCCGAAATAAAGTTTGGTTTGGTATTTGATTAATTCGGTTTTTGAAAATCCTACCGAATTTTTTGATTTCAGTTAAATTTCGTTAAAATTTCGGATAATTTTGGTTAAATAGGGTTAGTTTTAGTTATTTTGGTTCgaaatttggttagttcggttatGTTGTTTCGGGGTCTGGTATGGTTTggatataattttctttaaaagaataaaaccaaagtaaccaaaaaacaattttttaaaaaaatctaccaAATCGAACCGAACTTCTAACCAAACTAACCGaaaatttggttcggtttggttcaaaATCCGAGGCCTACATATAATGGTTATTTGTTGTTCCTACAGATATTGGATAGTATTGGAGACAAAGGACTTGAGGTTGTTGCTTCCACATGTAAAGAGTTACAAGAGCTGAGAGTCTTCCCCTCTGATTTACACGACGAAGAAGACAACGACACAGCTGTTACTGAGATCGGTCTAGTTGCAATCTCAGCAGGCTGCCCTAAACTCCACTCCATCCTCTACTTCTGCAAGCAAATGACAAACGCAGCGCTCATAACCGTGGCGAAAAACTGTCCGAACTTCATCCGGTTCAGGCTATGCATCCTCGAGCCAAACAAACCAGACCACACCACATCTCAGTCACTAGACGAAGGCTTTGGTGCCATTGTGCAAGCCTGCAAGGGTCTAAGACGCCTCTCTGTCTCGGGTTTGTTAACAGACAAAGTCTTCCTCTACATCGGTATGTACGCTGAACAGCTCGAGATGCTTTCGATAGCTTTTGCTGGGGACACGGACAAAGGGATGCTGTATGTGTTGAATGGGTGTAAAAAGATGAGGAAGCTGGAGATAAGAGACAGTCCGTTTGGGAACGCTGCGCTTCTTGCTGATGTCGATAAGTACAGAACAATGCGATCCCTTTGGATGTCGTCTTGTGAAGTAACGCTCGGTGGGTGCAAGAGGCTGGCGAGAAACGCGCCGTGGCTTAACGTGGAGATCATTAATGAGAATGAGAATAATGATGTGATGGAGAggaatgaagaagatgaaagggAGAAGGTTGATAGGCTTTACCTTTACCGAACAGTGGTTGGGGCTAGAAAAGATGCACCGCCATGTGTTACGATTCTTTAGTCTCTCCCACGTGTTGGTTTTGTTTTGAAGCTTTGCATGTCGTTCGTTAGCTCTTGTACTTTCGTTTTCAGACAAGAACGGACTGTGTTTTGAAACTCCAAGCCTTTTTCTTTTAGTTGCATTGTACTTTGTTTCTGATCTCTGTTACAACtacagagttttttttttgtttttattgaactTGGGAATCTAAAGACAATTAGCTATACAAAGATGTAGATATTCAAATAAATCTTATCAACAAAAGGTTTAAGTTTATCAAATGTGTAGATatttcatcaaaattaaaaagaaaatacacAAGAAACCTGTTTTTCGTCATAGAAGTTGTGGAATAGTCCACTCTCAAGCATAAGCACTATCAGACAATGAAACATTAATAGTACATAAGACATAGAGAGCTATAAGCATATGTCTTAGATTGAGCATATGATGCGACTGTAAATGgtgaaaacaagaaaataagatAACAGTTAACGAGAGCACAAGAGAATTAATAAGCAGAAGGAACGATATGGTTAGGGTGAAATTTAGGTTAACAACATGAATACACCAACAGAAGATTTGGGCTACTTTAAGGCAATCACAACTCTTTTACTACATAAGGTTTTTGACTAGAGTGAACATAGATGATCTTGACAAAAAAACTCTACCGTATAGCTATTAGGCAGGTCTAAAGAGAGCCACTAGATTCGCTGGGAAATGAAAGATCATGTCCAGAAGAGTGGTTATTGTGAATAATAGCTCTAAAATCATCAGTCATCCACAGATGCCAAGAACCTTCCTTAGAAGATCAAAAGAGTACTCAGAGACGTAAAACTAAGGATCAATACGATGTCAACTCTAGGTTGGCAAGGGAACAGTAAATGTCTAAATTCAACTCACTTATCCAAACATTAACTCAAGGAATCTGGTTCTGATCAGGATATCATTTGATCCTAATAatagttccaaacatcagaaaCCGAAACACTGACTTGTTCAATGAACCAAAAACATTAGTTAGTGATCCTTTAAACCCACAGACAAATAAGCTCCAAAGGTGTCACGGATCAATCAATCGCTCAGAAgagaatctaaaaaaaaaagcaatacaTAAAATCTCAAACTCTCAATTATAGCTTCATTTACCCGACACAATGAGTTAACCAAGATTGACCAGAAACACGCACGAATCGAATCAGTGCACACAGACACAATAACTAAGTTTTAATGGCGGGAAGTTAGGAGGGACGAACCAGCCACGGAGGAAAGAGGAACAGCCAGAGTCAGAATCTTGGTAATGGTTATGATCGTGCTGGTAGTGATCTTTGACGATTCATTGAATTCTCAGCACCACAAGAAGATTTATTTCAATCCAACGATGATGCTATCTCTCGAGAAGGACCAGAAAGCATATCTAGAAAGCTTTTGTCCAATTCACCACTCGATAGCATATCCATAACAATCTTTACGGTGGAAGCATCTGAAGAGAACCCACACCTCTTCATTTCTTCAATGAGTTGAACTGAAGTTGTTATGTCACTACCTCGAAGATGTGCTCTGATAAGTGTATTGTACGTACAATCATCTGGCTCATACCCATCTTCCTTCATTTTTCTAAACAATGCATCCGCTTCAGACAATGAGCTCCTCTTACATAATCCTGACAACATTATGTTGTATGACCGAATATCACGCTTCACTCCTTTGAGAGAGAGGCTGCAGAATAGATCCCAAGCATCATCGACCTTATTTGCATTGCACATACCGTGAATGATGATAGTATATATACCAATACCAGGATCAATCTTACACTTGTGCATTTTTTCAAGTATTTCCATGGCTTCCTCTACTTCTCCATTGTCACACAACCCATCCAGCAAAATACCGTAAGTCATAATACTAGGATGAACACCTTCAGAAACCATCTCCTGGAAGAGTTCTTTGGCAACATTAAGTTTTCCAGATTGACAAAACCCTTGGATGAGAGTGCTATAAGTCACTGTATTGGCAACCACCCCTCTCAAGGTCATTTTGCGGAAAAGTCTCATACCTTCATCAACCAGTTTAGCCTTGCAGTAGCCGTTTATAAGGATACTATAAGTCACAATATCTGGATCACATCCCTTGCTAACCATCAGATCCAGCATCTCTCTGGCCTCATCTAAGCGCTTCTCCATGCACAACCCATATATCAAAGAATTATATGTAATGGTGTCAGGATCTGTGCCTCTTTTGATCATCTCGTTGTACAGATCTTGAGCCTCAGAAAGCTTTCCCACTTTCACAAAACTATCAATCAAAGAACTGAAAGTGATGGCGTTCGGGGTGATTTCCCTTCGAATCATATCCCTCAGCAACTGTGCACCATCATCCCATTTACCAACACTACAGAAGCCTCCTATGAGAGAGGTGTAGGTAAAGACATCTGCTTTGATCCCTTTGGTTTCCATTTCACTGAAAAAGCTGAGTGCATCGTCGAGGCTCCCATCTTTGCAAAGACTATCGATAATAATATTGTATGTGACTACGTGAGGCTTGACTTTTCTATCTTCCA is part of the Brassica rapa cultivar Chiifu-401-42 chromosome A09, CAAS_Brap_v3.01, whole genome shotgun sequence genome and harbors:
- the LOC103843103 gene encoding pentatricopeptide repeat-containing protein At1g12775, mitochondrial-like; the encoded protein is MMLMIRSAKALRSVRPRFMETAGTLRISLFHRTPYELLSFVCERTFSGGSDRKMSASYKERLRSGIIGIQKDEAVALFQSMIRSRPLPTIIDFNRLFTAMAKTKQYDLVLDLCKQMELNGIAHNIYTLNIMINCFCRRPKLGFAFSVMGKMLKLGYEPDRVTFNTLLNGLCLEGRVFDDVELVDCMVLSQHVPDLITLNTLVNGLCLKDRVSEAVDLIARMMDKGCQADQFTYGPILNRMCKSGNTTLALDLLTKMEDRKVKPHVVTYNIIIDSLCKDGSLDDALSFFSEMETKGIKADVFTYTSLIGGFCSVGKWDDGAQLLRDMIRREITPNAITFSSLIDSFVKVGKLSEAQDLYNEMIKRGTDPDTITYNSLIYGLCMEKRLDEAREMLDLMVSKGCDPDIVTYSILINGYCKAKLVDEGFCQSGKLNVAKELFQEMVSEGVHPSIMTYGILLDGLCDNGEVEEAMEILEKMHKCKIDPGIGIYTIIIHGMCNANKVDDAWDLFCSLSLKGVKRDIRSYNIMLSGLCKRSSLSEADALFRKMKEDGYEPDDCTYNTLIRAHLRGSDITTSVQLIEEMKRCGFSSDASTVKIVMDMLSSGELDKSFLDMLSGPSREIASSLD